TTGATGGGTTTGTGTTGAAGTGTGTTAAAATCAACTCATGTGGTTGAATGAGCTCAATTTTAGTTCCTTTATCTACATATAGATTATATATATCTTACATCATATACAGATTTGATATTCTGAGTATTTTCTCATTTGGTTGAATTGAGCTCAATTTAGACTTTTATATCCACTGAGCTATGCCTATCTGAGTTTGAATATGAAGAAACAATCTCTTAGTTTGTTCAGCTCTAAGATAGTAAGATTCTGTGTTTTTTTTACAATGAAATTGGTCTCTAAAGTTGAAAATGAAAATCAAGTGAATTCCCATTTTCCCTTAAATTGGTCTCTGATTAAACAAAGTTTTCTCCTTTTTTGGTGTTTATATGTTGTTTTAAGCTTTCCTTTGCCTACACACTATCCAAATCTTATGTCTGTACTTCATTATtgcctttttttttataacaagaAACAAAATGTTAGATTCAACTTTGAAGTGGGGTTCCTCAATTGCGATTGTTATTCATATCTACTACTTGCATTATCAACAATGAGTGGTAATGCATAAGGATTGGGGATCTAAGTTTGTTATGATATGatattaggtggcgtttggttcaGTGTAATTAAATGATAATAGAAATAGTAATGTGAATGTATTATGatatttggtttatttttcgGAATGGTAATGAGAATGAGTGGCatattaacaaaaatatctttacTTTAAATTCTTTCGGTAATAGAAGGTTAGAAAATTAGGCTACTGTAATTCTTAGGGTGAATAGCGACATAAGTACCTAAAGTTTTGAGTTTGTTAGTGGTATAaatctaatgtttatttttagcggcataagtacccaatgtatATAAAACTGTAATGTTTTTCTAATTTCATCAGTACAGACTTTGTTATTATCTTAAATAGGGCACGTATAAGACCCAGATTTTAGATTGGGTCTAGACAGAAACGTAGTATCATTGACTTCCAActgttcttttaataaattcaaagcgGAGTTTGTACTGACGAAACTAgtgaaaaattatagttttacaaacattggatacttataccgctaaaaataaacattgagtttatgccgcttacaaacttaaaactttgagTACTTATGCGCTATTTATTCTAATTCTTATTCATATAAATAGTGTAATGGTGATTATGTTGTAAAGACATTACTTTCAAAACCGAAACAAACAATGAAATTGTAATGTTGATTCCATTACGATTAAACTGAACCAAACATggtcttattattatttggttAAACCATCAAATCAGTATAATAGACCTAAACATGTCACAACATACTTAGGTGCTTACACGTGGTCACTGGTCTATATCTAAAGACATACTATGTGTCTGTTATATCAGGTGAACTAGATGCCATTTCCCAATGTGTCATCATCTCATTAGGTGGTGGACACACACACATGGTTCTTGAGTAGAATGTCGGTCCTTAAACTAATCTAGCTATGTTTGATTTGATGATTTCATCTTGATTTTGAGTACAAGTAAAGTTTTTTTGTCTAACTatgtttctttctttcttttttaatctACTTGCATGGTTTTTTATGGTGAACAATTCAATGTTGTTTGTTTTGAGTTTTGTCTTGATAATCTATGACACTAATGTAtggtttctttttctcttttgggAAATAGACACTGATGGATTTGTAATTCCAAGCTTGGGAATTGGAGACTCAAATCAAAGCAATCTTGATGATACTCCAAATGTAGAAGCCTCAAAACCACCTTCTCCTAAGGTTAGCTAGCCACAAGtgcttttctttctctttttgctTATCTTAATACTAAAGCTGTTAATATCAAAAGGGTTACTAAAACATGTTAATGCAAATCAGTTTAACTTATAATATTTTGGAAACTCGGGCCTCGAATAATTTATAGGACCAAATCACGTCTGATTATTTGAGCTATCATTTGCTTGTTAATAATAGAAATCGATGAATCTTAAAACAAGTTTTTTATATCAGTGAACTTGTAATATTTCGGGAAATTTGAACCTCGAATAATTTATAGGATCAAATCTCATGTCTAATCATTTGAGCTGTTATTTGCTTGTTAATAATAGAAATAGATGAATCTTAAAACAAGTTTTCAATATCAATTTATTTTACAATATTTCGGGAAACTTGAACCTCGAATAATTTATAAACTCAAATCACATGCCTGACCATTTGAGCTATCATTTGCTTGTTAATAATAGAAATCGATGAATCTTTAAACAAGTTCTCAATATCAGTTTATTTTACAGTATTTTGGGAAACTTGAAGCTCAAATAATTTATAAGATCAAATCACATGTTTGACTATTTGAGCTATTATTTGCTTGTTAATAATAGAAATCGATGAATGTTAAAACAAGTTTTTAAtatcatttaaattttaatatttgggAAACTTGAACTTCGAATAAGTTATAGGAGCATATCACATGTCTGATCATTTGAGCTATTCTTTGTTTGTTAATAATAGAAATCGATGAATCTTAAAACAAGTTGTTAATATAAAATGTTTATGACTTTATGTGCAGGTCAAAGTAGAAGAAGACATTTACTTAGGACCACACGGGGCGCCCCCATCTCTAtcgaaacaacaacaacaagaacCTATTTCCTCAAGCCGAAAGCAACGATTTAAGCAGAAATTGAAGGAAGCAGATAGGAGAGTTGGTGGAACAGGACGAGAAAACAAGCTAGAAAATCTTCGAGAGCTTGTCGGTGGTGGTGGCAAAGTTAGCAGTGTCAACATGGGTAAAAACACTTCACGAGATTGGCTCGATCCACATTGCCATGAATCGCAGTTTGAGAAGCGGCATCAGCACTAGGCAGAGCATCTTCCATTATAATCTTCAAGTGGTTTTTTTcacattttggaaaatacaattttattattaaaggt
This Cannabis sativa cultivar Pink pepper isolate KNU-18-1 chromosome 6, ASM2916894v1, whole genome shotgun sequence DNA region includes the following protein-coding sequences:
- the LOC115695789 gene encoding uncharacterized protein LOC115695789, whose translation is MDPSLVQNTPSFEEEEDKDEWDTDGFVIPSLGIGDSNQSNLDDTPNVEASKPPSPKVKVEEDIYLGPHGAPPSLSKQQQQEPISSSRKQRFKQKLKEADRRVGGTGRENKLENLRELVGGGGKVSSVNMGKNTSRDWLDPHCHESQFEKRHQH